From Bradyrhizobium erythrophlei:
ATTTTCTGCCGGGCCTGCCGACGGTTGCGCCTCGATCCGCTTCCAGCCTGCAAATTAACAACCTGCCCGTTAAAGCTTGAGTCGATTTCAGCTTTACGCGTCCTGCATTCCAATGACTGCTCCGAAACTGCTCCTAGAGACTTTGGACGGTCTCTTCAGAGTCGGCCTTATTGGTGCCAATGACCCCGCTTTGCCTTCGTTTAATCCACCCGGTGACGTAGACCGCAAGCGTCTTAGCAGTCGCGCGGACATGTTGCTGTAACTCTCTCCGGAATGGCATTCATCAAATGATCCGTGTTGCACGCAGCATCCCAGACGCTCATCCGAGATCGATGGCCACTAGCGACTATCGGAGGGGCTGTGATCCGCGCGGACACCGAACTGCCGGATACCTCGTGAAACCAACGCGCGTCCGGCAGATGGGCAGCTCTTACGATCTTAGTCGCGGCCTTTCGGCCAAAACAGATTGATATCGCTCGGATTCACAAGGTCCGGTACCGTCCAACCTTTGTGGTCGTATTCGTCCAAGCATTGTTCGACGAACGACTTCATTCGAGAAGAAAGCCCCGAGTCATGGGCATCCTTGAACGCGTCGAGCTGACCCTGCTCGTAGTTCCCCGCATAATTGATCTCGTATAGCTCGTGGCGGGATGCAAATTCAGATCCGACGGAATCCCAGAGAAGCTTGAGCAACTTTACGCGATCAATAGCTTCGATTCCATTCGAGCCGCGGACATATTTGTCAAGATAGGGCTTTAATTCCGGCTGTTCAAAATCCGCTCCACTGGAGGGAAGATAGATCAGGCCGGATGCGACCGTCTTGCTGATCAGATTTCTCATCCGGGAATAGGCGTCGGCCGCGAGATTTCGGTAGGCCAGGCAGGCTTCATAGTTCGGTTTGACATATTGCCCACACCATCGCTCGCCGGAGTGAACCATTGCGTCGGACAAACTCCATATCAAGTGCCGTAACGCGATTGCCTCGCCAACGCTTGCCTGGACACCACGAAAGTCCTTGGTACCCGTGATTTCCACCGCCTTCAGCAGCATGCCACAGAAAAAATCCATCTTTACCGCGAGGCGCGCGCACCCGTGCATGAGATTGCGCCCGTCGTGCCCCACTTGCGCAGCGAAACGGTTCGAATTTTCGACCCCGTACATCAGAACGTCTTCCCAAGGAACGAAAACCTTGTCGAGGATGAGGATTGTATCATTCTCGTCGAACCGACCGGAGAGCGGCGCATCAAACGGACGCCCTGTCACACCGGAATTGAACTCATAGGAAGAGCGGCAGATCAATTTCACCCCGGGCGCATTTGGCGGCACAATGAAAACAGGGGAGAAGCGTTTCTCTTTGTGGATCACGTTGCCGTAGAAACCGACGTAAATATATTGGGTCAGCGGGGCTCCTGTCGCCACGACCTTGGCGCCGCTCACCACGATTCCGCCGTCAGTTTCCTCGTCGACCCGCACGAAGACATCCGACTGCTCGTTCGGAAGCTGCCGATCAACCGGCGGATGGACAATTGCATGGCCGAAATAAGGAACGCGCTCGCGTACGATGTCGTACCAGCGGTCGGCATTGGCCTGGTAATCCTGATAGACATTCTTATGGAGACCAAGGGTGCCGAACCAGGCCGCCTTGTAATCCGGGGTTCGGCCCATCCAACCGTAAGTCATGCGGGCCCATTCGACGATCGCATCCCGAGCGGCTACCTGCTCCGGGATTGACCGCGGTGCCTGAAAGAAGCGATGCGTACGCATACCGCTTCCGTTATCGATTGGAATGGTCAAAAGTTCGACTTTTTTCGGATCATGAAGTGAGTCGTACAGCCGGGCGATCATCCGCGCGGAATTTCTAAAGGCCGGATGGTTCGCCACATCCTTGACGCGTTGACCATTTATCCAGACCTCTCGGCCGTCATTCAGGCTCTGCAGATATTGTGCACCGGTGCAGGCGCCCACCTTGCCGGCCGCACCTGCCCTGATGGTGGGCGGCGCGTCAGGCATTACACCAGCTGTGCGTGCTGGCTGCGACACTATACTCTCCATTATCTTCATACTCTCCATTGGATTTCGAGATACAAGTTTAGAGCTCAATCGCGCCACTGCAGCGTCCTCGCCCATCGTACCCAACGCGATGCCGAGGCGACGGTGCATCATCAAGCCAGTTTCCGTGGTTTCCAAAAGCACCGCTCTGGACATTTCTATGGTACCGCTTCTTGCCAAGAGCGGCGCGGCCAATAACTCAGCGCGGCAAAGCTGTCCACGAGAACCGTCTTCTCGCTAATTTTCAAGGCTTCGCCTTCCTGCTCGGTTTGATAAACGGCGAACGGCGCGACGATACGCGGCAGCCCAGTGACGTGACGATCGCTGTGGATATTATAGTTGCTCGCAACGCGGAGCGCCTTCAATCGTCTTCGATCGTCTCGCGGCTATCACAATAGATGAGGGCCGACGAAAATATTGTTCCCGGGGCTTCCCGTAGCAGGAACAACGAACCGCGAATAGATCGAGCCATTGTTACTGATCTGCGTGATCGCGCAGTTCGGAAACAGAGAAACGATCGCCACATTGATGTCGTCGTTACGATCCGGATGAAAGGCAACGAGGGACGACTCCGCGAGTTCAAGGTTAGCACGGCTCACCCAGGCACCTGCGTGGCAGCCGGATAACAACCACCCGGAATTATTTCGACTGCGCTAATTCGGGGGGGTGCTTGTCGACCAACACCCATTTGTTGGCTTTTGCTTCCAATATGTAGATTGTCTTGATGACATCACCTTCTGGCCCCATGCTCAAATTGCCAACGATCGCAGGAAAGTCTTTCATTTTTCGCAACTCATCGCGAATTGCCGTGCGCTCCTCAGCAAGTTTGGTCTTGTCACCCGTGACTTTTGCCCGCTTCATCGCCTCGGCATACATGAAGACGATATCGTAGCTGGCAGCATCAAACTGACTTGGCTCGATCCCGGTTTCTCCGGCGACCTTCAGTTTTGCCTTGAACCGTTCGACGAATGATTGGACCCGGGCATCCTCGATGCCGCTGTAAAATGTAGCGCCGATCAGCGTTCCTTCGCCATTCGGCCCCATCCGTTCGGGGAGATCGGCATCGGCGATGCCCGAGCTGCCGAGGATCCGCCCTTTGTGGCCCTGGCGCCGGAGTTCGGTAACGAATCGCAGCAGCACGTCGGTCTGAGCGCCAACAGCGATCAAATCGCTTGGCTTTTGCATCAATTGAGAAACCTGCGCGGACAAATCGAACGAGCTAACCCGAAACGTCACCGTGTCGGTCTGCGGTATGTTGGCAGCGGTGAGGCGCGTCGGCAAAACGCCGGTTCCAACGGCCTGAGAAAAACTGTCGTCGGTTGCATACGCGATCGCAGCGGACGAATGCGCATAGCCCTTGCGGTCGATCGTTCGGAAGATACGTTCCCACGTGTAGTTCTCTTCAACGGTATTTCTAAAAGCATAGCTAAATGGGGCGGCCACTTTTGGCGCCGATGATCCCATCGACATCTGCGAAATACCCAATCGCTCACCTACGGGAAACGCCGCGCGGCATTCGCCGGTGGTGAGCGGGCCGACTACGGCCAGCGCCGAAAGGTCCTGGGCAAACTGCTGCACGGCGACTACGGCCTGGTCCGGCTTTCCGCCGGTATCGAACGAACGGAGAACGAGCTTCTTACCGTTTACGCCGCCGGCGCCGTTGATCTCTTCCAGCGCGACTTCAATAGCTACGTCATTATGCTTGGACAGCGTCGCGGAAGGCCCTGTAGAGGATCCGCTGTACCCAAGAACGAGCTCTTGGGCCAGCGTGCCGCTTGAATTCGCCAACATGCAGGCAAACACGGCTAACGTGCGGAGATACGTACTCATTCAAGCCACCTCTGGTCTGTTGAAAAAACTGTTTCTGCTGTCACTCTCGAAACACTGCCGCAGATGCACGAGCTTGCTGCCAGGTCGACCGATCGCCGCCGGCTGGCGAAATCACTTCTGCGGAGATGTTCGACGTGCGGGTGGAACGGATGATTGTCATCGGACCGCACTCAGACGCAGTCTTCGGATGACACTCCGCGTCAGCAGACCCTCTGGCCGGCAGACCATCAGGATCACCATCGTCGTGCCAAAGCCGATATAACGCCACTCGCCGCCCGCGCGCATGAGTTCCGGAAGAAGGGTAATGGCGCTGGCGCCGAGCAACGGCCCCCACCATGTTTGTGCGCCGCCGAGCAGCACGAACAGCACCGCATTGCTGCTCAAGAAGAAGTTGAAATTCTGCGCCTCGATGTAACTGTAATGGTGCCCGTAAAGGCCTCCAGCGAGACCCGCGAAGGCTCCTC
This genomic window contains:
- a CDS encoding 4-hydroxyphenylacetate 3-hydroxylase N-terminal domain-containing protein, with the translated sequence MSRAVLLETTETGLMMHRRLGIALGTMGEDAAVARLSSKLVSRNPMESMKIMESIVSQPARTAGVMPDAPPTIRAGAAGKVGACTGAQYLQSLNDGREVWINGQRVKDVANHPAFRNSARMIARLYDSLHDPKKVELLTIPIDNGSGMRTHRFFQAPRSIPEQVAARDAIVEWARMTYGWMGRTPDYKAAWFGTLGLHKNVYQDYQANADRWYDIVRERVPYFGHAIVHPPVDRQLPNEQSDVFVRVDEETDGGIVVSGAKVVATGAPLTQYIYVGFYGNVIHKEKRFSPVFIVPPNAPGVKLICRSSYEFNSGVTGRPFDAPLSGRFDENDTILILDKVFVPWEDVLMYGVENSNRFAAQVGHDGRNLMHGCARLAVKMDFFCGMLLKAVEITGTKDFRGVQASVGEAIALRHLIWSLSDAMVHSGERWCGQYVKPNYEACLAYRNLAADAYSRMRNLISKTVASGLIYLPSSGADFEQPELKPYLDKYVRGSNGIEAIDRVKLLKLLWDSVGSEFASRHELYEINYAGNYEQGQLDAFKDAHDSGLSSRMKSFVEQCLDEYDHKGWTVPDLVNPSDINLFWPKGRD
- a CDS encoding ABC transporter substrate-binding protein, with product MSTYLRTLAVFACMLANSSGTLAQELVLGYSGSSTGPSATLSKHNDVAIEVALEEINGAGGVNGKKLVLRSFDTGGKPDQAVVAVQQFAQDLSALAVVGPLTTGECRAAFPVGERLGISQMSMGSSAPKVAAPFSYAFRNTVEENYTWERIFRTIDRKGYAHSSAAIAYATDDSFSQAVGTGVLPTRLTAANIPQTDTVTFRVSSFDLSAQVSQLMQKPSDLIAVGAQTDVLLRFVTELRRQGHKGRILGSSGIADADLPERMGPNGEGTLIGATFYSGIEDARVQSFVERFKAKLKVAGETGIEPSQFDAASYDIVFMYAEAMKRAKVTGDKTKLAEERTAIRDELRKMKDFPAIVGNLSMGPEGDVIKTIYILEAKANKWVLVDKHPPELAQSK